In the Terriglobia bacterium genome, TGCCGGAAGACCCGCCCACACGGCCATTCATCCGGGCACCCTCTCCGGGCGTGCCAGCTCGGGCGGCAGTGCGAACTCCACATCTTCGCTGATACTGCCCACGATCTCGACCTCAGGGTAACCGACTGCGCTCAAATAACGCAGCACTCTTTCGACGAGCCCTTCGGGCGCAGAGGCTCCCGCCGTCAGGCCGACGCTGCGAATTCCCGTGAGCCAGCCGGGCCGGATGCTTTCGATATCGTCGATGAGATAAGCGGGCGCTCCCTGGCTCTGAGCTACTTCGACCAGGCGACGGGAGTTGGAGCTGTTGGCGGAACCCACAACCAGAATGACCTCCGCCTTCTTTGCCAACTCGAGCACAGCCGCCTGTCGGTTTTGGGTCGCATAGCAGATATCTTCGGATGACGGGCCGTGGATCTTGGGAAATCTGTGTCTCAGCCGCTCGATAATGTGCCTGGTGTCATCCAGGCTCAATGTGGTCTGGGTCAGGTAAGCCACCATGTCGGGGTCCGGCACCTCCAGGCTATCCACTTCCTCGGCAGAAGCGAGGACTCTGATGGAGCCCGGAGCTTCGCCGAGTGTGCCGATGACTTCATCATGATCCGCGTGGCCAATCAGGATAATGGTGTAGCCTTCACGGGCATATTTGATCGCTTCCAGGTGCACTTTGGTCACAAGCGGGCAGGTGGCGTCGATGACTTTCAGCTGGCGTCGCTGTGCCTCCGCTCTTACCTCGGGAGAGACCCCGTGGGCGCTGAAAATAACGCGGTTTCCGGGCGGAACCTCCTCGAGGTGATCTATGAAAATCGTACCCTTCTGCCTCAACTCGTTGACGACATATTTGTTGTGGACTATCTCGCGTCTGACGTAAAGAGGCAGGCCGAAGCGTGCCAGGGCAAGGTTCACGATATCGATCGCCCTGACCACTCCCGCACAAAATCCGCGCGGGAATGCCAGCAACACTTTTCCCTGCAGACCGTTACTCTCACTCATGTCGCCCCAAATCATATTCTCAGGTTTTCGCTATGGCAAGGCCTTTTACCCTTACCCCGTGCCGTAGATGTCGGTCTTCAGGATTCTGCAATTTCTAGGAGCGAATAAGCTTAGGGCCCGCCGTTGCGTTCTGTTCGCGCGCGTGCATACAGGCCAGGACAGTTACCGAAGCAATCAGGACGATGGAGCCCAAAAGCTGAATACCCGACAGCCGGACATCAAGGATCATCCAGTTCACGGCCACAGCCGTGACCGGGAAAGCCAGTTCACAGATCGAGGCAATCGAGGCAATGGTCGACTGCAGTCCTTTGTAATAGATCAGCAGCGCGGCCAGACCGGGGATCAGTGCCATCCCGACGACACCGGAAACTGAGGAAAGACCGGACGGGAGTCCGCGTTGCATGCCAGGTTGCAGGTAGTAGAGGATTACGAGCGCGGGGAGGGCAAAGAGAAAACGCAGCGCCGTCAAAAATGGCGTTGAGATCTTCGACACTACGCAACGGCCGCAAACTGTTGCACTCCCCCAGAGCGCGGCGGCGGCGATCGCGCTCAGAACAATCGCCGGGTGGCCGGGGTTCAGCGGGAGGCCCGTATGCCAATCCGGAGTCGACATCAGATATGCGCCGGCTATGGCGGCGGCAAAGCATGGCCAGAACCATCGCGCCGGGCGTTCCCCCAGAAATATCCGTGCCAGCAGCACCGTGAACAGGGGTTGCGTCTTTTGCAGGAGGATGACCACGCTCGGGTTGCCGTATTTCACTGCAAGTGTGAACAAGCTTGTGGCCGCGACCGACCCGCCGAGCGCGATGAAGAGCAGCGCTGCGTAATCGCGTCCGCTGAGATGGAGAAACTCACTGCGGAATCTGAGTACGACGGGAAGCATCACCAGGGAGAGGACGCAGTGCTCCAGCAGCACGATCGTCAGCGGAGACAACACGCCCGTCAGCGGACGGCGGAACAAAGCATCCGTGCCCCAGAGCGCCGCCCCTAAGATCACTAGCAGTGCCGAATATCTCTTCAACCGACAACCCCGCTGCCAGCGCTGATGCTAGCACGGAATTGTCGGCAACCAGAAACCTTAGCCACCGCCGACATCGGTCCTGCGTGAGGAGAAGCGCGAGGACAAGCTCCGCGATCTCAGCGCCATTTGCGCAGAAATTTCTTGGATACAGGCAGGGTGTGCAGCTTCGGAATCGCAGAAAGAGCAGGCACTTCCGGTTGACGCATCGCGGCCTGGTTTGGTAGTATGCGCCAGTTCCGCAGAGGCGCTATCGTCTAGGGGACTAGGACGGGTGGTTCTCAGCCATCAAACCAGGGTTCGAATCCCTGTAGCGCTACCAGGACTTACAGGTTTTCCCAAAATCGCGGGTGTGGAAATGGGTGGGGAATTTTCCAAGGTTTCTGCGGACACGTGCTCCCATGACTGACAAATTCCACGAGAGATTCAATATCGAGGTACCAATTGAAGAGGCAAGGCGGCGCTTTGTGAATAGAGTGCATAATTCAATAGCTGAGCAAGGCTGGGTTGGGAACATAGTGGGGTGGGAGAAGGCCTGCCGAGGCGCTGCGAACAAGTTAGGCGAACTGTTTTCGATAAATGAGCATTTTCACAATCGGACTCTCTCTAAGCTGACGAACCATGAGTTCAACCGGACGCTCCAGGCGATCGAGGGAATAAGAGCGGTCGCGGGAAATCAGGCCTATCTCATAGATGAACAAGTAATTAACCTGCTAAGTGAAAGCGAACTCGATTTGAACCTTGCTTGGGTAAACGGCGCTTTCCTCCCAATCGGGGCTCGGCTTTTAGATGAAAAGTTAGTGAACGATTCGCTTGCATGGCTCAGGGAGCAACGTTATCAGACCGTGCTCTTACCATTCGAAAAGGCGCTTAGCCACCTGCTCGGGTCCCGTTCGGATCCGAGGCTGTTGGCGGATGTGGTTACTGATGCCTTTGACGCTCTGGAATCCCTATCGAATGTTATTGCCGGAAATGACAAGGGCCTGGACGCCAATCGAGAGCTGTTTTTAAGCAAGGTGAACGCCTCTGATGAATATAAAGTATTTCTGCGATGGTATTGTGAATATGCCCATGAGTTCCGGCATGGAACCAGGACCTCAAAGCCATCGATAAGCTATGCTGAGGCCGAATCGTTTGTCTATCTGGCCGGCATTTTCATACGATTAGCAATCTCCACGACTTCGCCCGCATCGGCCGTCGTTGTGAAACCCTGAGACAGTTTTTCAATCGCCTCCGCCTTGTGCCCTTCGCTGATGTTCGAATAGCGCTGAACCATTGCCAGACTCGCCCATCGGCCCAACTCCTGAATCGTTCGCAGGTCCACGCCTGCCATTGCCAGGCGGCTGGCGAAAGTATGGCGGCAGACATGCGGAGAAATCCCCGTAAGACCGGCCCGCTTGGCAGCGATCCTCAAGATATTCTGAATCGAAAGGTAGTGACTGTCGAGCTACTCGACTGCAACTGTGAGCTCGGTCTGGGCCGATTCGAGCGCGCTTCTCAGCATGCGCTGGTTCAGGCTGGCACGCGCAAAGCCCTCTGCGCCTTCATTCTTCGCCTCGACAGCCTGGCGCAGGAATTCGAGCATGGCGAGCTTCGCGTGCTTCTCGGCAAGGCCTTCCTCGTCCACTGCCCACCGGTGACCGTCCCACACGAGCCACTTCCTGAGTTTGTGGCAGTACCTCAGGTCGTCGCCGTAGAGGGATGCAATCCTCCGGGCGTTGCCATAGTCGTTGTGCATGAGCCCGATCAGGTCCGGCGAAAACTCCTTAGCCCCGGCAATCAGATGCAGCAGCGCTTCTGGTCCGCCATCCGGATGCGCCAGGAAATCGTCTGCGCCGGTTTTGTCGAGTCCCGGGAGGTCGCGGAGGTCCACGATCAGCATGCGGGCGCCGCGGGATTTCAGTTCCAATGCAAGGTTGCGCTCGGCCGCGCGCACGGACTCGTTTCGGTGCTTGTCGCTATCGAAGACGATGTACGCTGAGCGCTCCTGCCAGGGAATCCGCGCAAGGTCGGGGATAGGTCCTTTGACGGCCCGCCGCACGCCGTCGGGGCCGGGTTCGCGCCCCACCGTCCCTCGCCAGTTCCACACTCCACTGATCGCGACCGGAAGGAAACGCGGCCTGCCAATTTCCGAAGTCGCCAGCCTCCAGAGTGCGAGCGCTTTCTTCGCCCCTTCGCAAATGATGATCGGGAGACTCACCTCCGCCAGCATCCCGGCTGTCACGCCTGGCGGGACATAGAGCAGATTTGCACGCCCGGGCGGCGCCAGGTATTTCGTCTTTTCACGAAACGTACCGTCCGCCTTGGCTTCCAGTTCCGGATGGTCGACGCGGAGCATGAACTCGCGTGGTGCCGGGTCGCCGGGCCAGATGTTTGGAAAGCTGATTCCGGCGTAGTCTCCGGATCCGTTCCTGCCGACAAGCGCGGCACCCTCAGCAGATGTGACCCTTGCCAGGCCGGCAGCCAGGGCGAGTTCGGGAGTGATGTAGCTTTTCTCGAGAGCCAGGAGGTCGGCTCTGGTGAGATTCATGCGCCGCAATCCATCAGGCAAGAGACCGAGAATTTGTATCCAGAATTCATGAGCAGATTGTCCTGCGAAGAAGGCGGATCTTCCCGTGCTTACGACCCGCCACGCCTCGCTTCGACGTTTTGGAGAGCCGCGTCTTTGGAACAACCGGGTAGCGACTGGAAGAACTCTTCGATCTCCTTCCTGACAAAGACCAACCGGCCGCCCCAGCGCCG is a window encoding:
- a CDS encoding 4-hydroxy-3-methylbut-2-enyl diphosphate reductase, encoding MIWGDMSESNGLQGKVLLAFPRGFCAGVVRAIDIVNLALARFGLPLYVRREIVHNKYVVNELRQKGTIFIDHLEEVPPGNRVIFSAHGVSPEVRAEAQRRQLKVIDATCPLVTKVHLEAIKYAREGYTIILIGHADHDEVIGTLGEAPGSIRVLASAEEVDSLEVPDPDMVAYLTQTTLSLDDTRHIIERLRHRFPKIHGPSSEDICYATQNRQAAVLELAKKAEVILVVGSANSSNSRRLVEVAQSQGAPAYLIDDIESIRPGWLTGIRSVGLTAGASAPEGLVERVLRYLSAVGYPEVEIVGSISEDVEFALPPELARPERVPG
- a CDS encoding DMT family transporter; the protein is MKRYSALLVILGAALWGTDALFRRPLTGVLSPLTIVLLEHCVLSLVMLPVVLRFRSEFLHLSGRDYAALLFIALGGSVAATSLFTLAVKYGNPSVVILLQKTQPLFTVLLARIFLGERPARWFWPCFAAAIAGAYLMSTPDWHTGLPLNPGHPAIVLSAIAAAALWGSATVCGRCVVSKISTPFLTALRFLFALPALVILYYLQPGMQRGLPSGLSSVSGVVGMALIPGLAALLIYYKGLQSTIASIASICELAFPVTAVAVNWMILDVRLSGIQLLGSIVLIASVTVLACMHAREQNATAGPKLIRS
- a CDS encoding tyrosine-type recombinase/integrase, producing the protein MRIAAKRAGLTGISPHVCRHTFASRLAMAGVDLRTIQELGRWASLAMVQRYSNISEGHKAEAIEKLSQGFTTTADAGEVVEIANRMKMPAR
- a CDS encoding DUF3854 domain-containing protein, with translation MNLTRADLLALEKSYITPELALAAGLARVTSAEGAALVGRNGSGDYAGISFPNIWPGDPAPREFMLRVDHPELEAKADGTFREKTKYLAPPGRANLLYVPPGVTAGMLAEVSLPIIICEGAKKALALWRLATSEIGRPRFLPVAISGVWNWRGTVGREPGPDGVRRAVKGPIPDLARIPWQERSAYIVFDSDKHRNESVRAAERNLALELKSRGARMLIVDLRDLPGLDKTGADDFLAHPDGGPEALLHLIAGAKEFSPDLIGLMHNDYGNARRIASLYGDDLRYCHKLRKWLVWDGHRWAVDEEGLAEKHAKLAMLEFLRQAVEAKNEGAEGFARASLNQRMLRSALESAQTELTVAVE
- a CDS encoding helix-turn-helix domain-containing protein → MLDVAGAAELLGVTEKVIRARAARMLLPHRRWGGRLVFVRKEIEEFFQSLPGCSKDAALQNVEARRGGS